In the genome of Diaphorobacter sp. HDW4A, the window GAGCCGGCGGCTTGCGCAGTGCCCGCAAGCAGCAGCATGAAGGCAGCGAGCATCAAGCCTTGCATGGCCGGGCGAGCCAGACCATCCAACCGTGCGGGGCTGGAACGACGGGGAAGCGGATTTACAGAAATACGGAAAGCATCAACGTGCGTCATGGCAGTTCTCCAGAAAGGTCGAGGGATGGGGAAGTCGCCGCAGCGGATGCGGCATCGGGAAGTGGCGGCAGCTCGGGAAACGGTGTTTCCATCGCATCCGCCAGTCGGTAGCCCACGCCATCGAAGCCGATGACGCGGGCGATGCTCTCGATACGGCGCTTGCGTCCGCGCCCGGCGATGTGGATGACCACGTTGACCGCTTCCGCGATCAGCGCACGGGGCGGGTTCACCGCCACTTCGAGAATCAGTTGCTCCAGGCGCAGCAACGCGCCCAGCGCGGAGCCGGCGTGGATCGTGGCGATGCCGCCCGGATGGCCGGTGCCCCACACCTTGATGAGATCCAGCGCCTCGGCGCCGCGCACCTCGCCGACGACCACGCGATCCGGGCGCAGGCGCATGGACGAGCGCACCAGCTCGGTCATGGACACCACGCCCGCCCGCGTGCGCAGCGGAACGTGGTCGCGGGCCACGCATTGCAGTTCCACCGTGTCTTCGAGCACCAGCACGCGGTCGCCCGTCGCGGCGATTTCCGCGAGCAAGGCGTTGGCGAGCGTGGTCTTGCCGCTGCTGGTGGCACCGGCGATCAGGACGTTCTGCCGCTCGCGCACCGCGCGCACCAGAAAGCCAGCCTGGGAGACCGTCATCATCCCGTCCACAACATACCGCTCCAGCGGAATCACGCCGATGGCGCGCTTGCGCAGCGCGAAGGCCGGCCCCGGCGCGGCCGGCGGCAAGATGCCCTCGAAGCGTTCGCCCGTTTCGGGCAGCTCGGCGGACAGCAGCGGCTGGCCGCGGTGGACTTCCGCGCCGACGTGGGCTGCGACCAGCCGGATGATTCGCTCGCCGTCCGCCTCGGACAGCTCCACGTCCATCGGCGCGCGCCCCGAGGACAGGCGATCCACCCATAGCGTCCGGTCGGGGTTGAGCATCACCTCCACCACGTCCGGGTCTTCGAGCGCGGCGGCGATCAGCGGCCCCATCGCCGTTCGCAGCATCTGGATGCGGCGGTCGAGTGAGGTGGCGTATGACGAGGGAACGGCGCTCATGAGGCACGCTCCTGCGCTTCGGCAACTGCCGCCGCGTCATCCATCCGCATCGGGTCGGGGTGCAGTTCCTCCACCACATCGCGCACCAGGCTGCGCCCACGCAGCAGGTGACGGCCCAACTGCTCCACGAACTGCTCGAACCGCGCCTTGCCCTGGGCACGCGCCGCGTCTTGGTGCGCCTCGGGAACTGGCGTGCTGACCGTGAGGAAGTAGCGGATGAATAGCGCCAGCGTTTCGATCTGGATGTTCTGGTCGCGCTCCAGCCGCTCGGCATGGCGCGACAGGCGATCAAGCCGCTTGGCAATCGCTGCTTCGCGCTGGTCGGCAGCATCGGGTGACAGCCACGATGCGAGCGCCGCTGCGACGATGCTGGATTTCGATACGCCTTTCTTGGCGGCCAGCTCGTCCAAGCGCTTGGCGTGCTCCGGCTGGATGAACAGATTGAGGCGGTAGTGGCTCATAGCTCGATTCCGTCGTTGGGGTCGAGGGAAGCCAGCCGGGCCGTGCGCTGCATGGCCGGATCAAGCTGGCGAGGAAGGAGAAGCGGCAAGTCATCGTCGTCATCGAGCAATCCGAGGTCGGTTGCGGACGCGGCCAGCTCAGGGTCGTAGATGACGGTTTCGGAAAGTTCGAGCTGACGGCGCGGGCCGCCGCCGTCGTCGGCACTGCCCAGACCATCAACGGGTGCAGTTGCCGGTGTGGCGGGCATGGAGGGAATCGCCAGCCCGCTCCAGTCATCGGCCCGAGAGGGCGGCACGTCGGCATAGCACCCGGCCGCAAGTACGGGCGGCGGCAACACGCGCCGTTTGAAATTGCTGTCCGCGTAATAGCGCAACTTCTTGGCCTTGATCGGGGCCACGCTGGACACCATCACCACCGCTTCATCGGGCGGAAGCTGCATGACTTCGCCCGGCGTCAGCAGCGGGCGCGCGGTTTCCTGCCGCGACACCATCAGGTGGCCCAGCCACGGCGCGAGCCGATGGCCGGCGTAATTGCGTTGGGATTTCAGCTCGGTGGCGGTGCCCAGCGTCTCGGAGATGCGCTTGGCGGTGCGCTCGTCGTTGGTGGCGAACGTCACGCGCACATGGCAGTTGTCGAGGATCGAATGGTTCTGCCCATACGCCTTGTCGATCTGGTTGAGCGACTGCGCGATGAGAAAGCTGCGGATGCCGTAGCCGGCCATGAAAGCCAGGGCCGTCTCGAAGAAGTCCAGGCGGCCTAGCGCCGGGAACTCGTCGAGCATCAGCAACAGCTTGTGGCGGCGCTCGATGCCGTCGGAGCCATCGAGCGATTCCGTGAGGCGCCGCCCGATCTGGTTGAGGATCAGGCGAATGAGCGGCTTCGTCCGCGAAATGTCCGAAGGCGGCACCACGAGGTACAGCGACACCGGATGCTCGGCCGCGATCAGGTCGGCGATGCGCCAATCGCAACGCGACGTGACTTCGGCCACAGTGGGATCACGGTACAGGCCGAGGAACGACATGGCGGTGCTCAACACGCCGGAGCGTTCGTTGTCCGACTTGTTGAGCACTTCGCGCGCCGCCGAGGCCACGACCGAATGCGGGCCATCGCCGAGATGCGGCGTGGTCATCATCCGGTGCAAGGTCAGCTCGAACGGGCAAGCCGGGTCGGAGAGGAAGTTGGCGACGCCGCGCAGCGTCTTGTCTTCGCCCGCGTAGAGCACATGCAGGATGGCGCCGACCAGCAGCGCGTGCGAGGTCTTTTCCCAATGGTTGCGCCGCTCCAGCGCGCCTTCGGGATCGACCAGAATGTCCGCGATGTTCTGCACGTCGCGCACTTCATGCGCGCCGCGCCGCACCTCCAGCAGCGGGTTGTAGGCCGCCGACTTCGCATCGGTCGGGTTGAACAGCAGGCAGTGGCTGAACCGACTGCGCCAGCCTGCGGTGATCTGCCAGTTCTCGCCCTTGATGTCGTGGATGACGGCCGAGGCCGGCCAGGACAGCAGCGTCGGCACCACCAGGCCAACGCCTTTACCGCTGCGCGTGGGTGCGAAGGTCAGGACGTGTTCCGGCCCTTCATGCCGCAGGTACTGACGGTCGTGCTGGCCGAGGAACACGCCGGCCGGCTGCGTGAGTCCCGCCTTGCGAATGTCATCCGCGTTCGCCCAGCGGGCCGAGCCGTAAGTCGTGACCAGGCGCGATTGCCGCGAGCGCCAGATCGACATGCCAATCGCCACCAGCACGGCGACGAGACCACTGCCGCCCGCAATAGCGCCGCCGATGTCGAACACGCGGGGCGCGTAGGCATCGAAGAAGAACCACCACTCGAACAGTCGCCACGGGTGATAGACCGGCGTGCCTAGAAAATCGAACCACGGCGAGCCAAGGCGTAGTTGATAGCCCAGGGCCGCTGCCGTCCATTGTGTGGCGCTCCACACACCGGCGATCACGATGCCGAATACCACGGCGATCTGACCGAACAGCACGTTCGTCCCTTGCATAACCTCGCCTCCGATCACGGCACACGGAGGTGCCGCAGCACTGAGGATCAAGGCGTGCGTACAGGCCGGTCAAAGGCCGTTATGGCTGTGATTTAGGCCGAAAAAGCCAGATTTCTTGCAGGGTCGAAAGCCATAAGAACGCAGCGTGCGCGAGCACGTTGCGGCGTGACGAGGTCACGGCGAGAACTTTGTCGCTACGAAGCGACTACAACAAGGTTATTTGGATTTCTGCTCAGGTCGATCACCGAAGAAGCGGCGATTGGCGGCTTCGGCCGCACGGCGGCAAAGTTCATCGCCGACCTTCGCACGATCCTCCTTGCATTGCCGTTGAATCTCCTTGATGCGCTCGGGATGCGCCGCGAGGAAATCCACGGTTTCCGAAGGTTGAGACGAGCCACATGCGGTCAGTGCGACGGTCAGCATCAGTAGCATCACTCTGTTCATGATTCCAGTCCTTTCGTCGGATGGTTCAGGCATCGTCGGCAGCGTCGATACCGTCTGCCGAATCAATGAAGGCCACACGCTCGATGAACCGAGCCAGCATCTCGGACGGCTCCGCATCGCGGCGTAGCAGATAGGTCGTAAGCATGTATGGCTTGCCTGCCAAGCGGCGGGCCACGACACCCGGCTCGCGGCTGGAGGCGATATGCGCCTCGCCCGCTAGGCCCAAAGCCAGGCCAGCGGAAACCAGCGTCATCATCACGTCGAAGGTTGCCACGCGCTGCGCAATCAGCGGCTCCTGATCGAGCTTGCGCAGAAAACGATCGATCTGCCGCGCGTGGCCTTCGCAGACCGCCGGGTCGCCCAGTGCCAACGGATAGCGCAGCACTTCTTTCAGCGGAACCTGTTTGAAGGCGAGCACGGGATGGCGGGCTGGCACCGCTACCATCAGTTCATCTTCCCAAGCAGGTGTGACCAAGATACCATCGCCTCCATCCTCTGCCATCGAAAAACCTACGTCATACAGATCTTCATGCAAACCCTTGATCTGCAGCCCGAGCGGCACCTCAAACAGACGCATCTCAACTTCAGGGTCCTCTTCACGGCATCGCGCCAGCAAAGTTGACAATCGTGTGGGTGTTACACCATCAGACAAGGCAATGCGTAACTGGCCTAAAAATCCGTTGGTGGCCGACTTGACGCCATCACGGGCCTGATCCAATGCGGTAAAAATGCGCGGGACATGCTCCAAAAGCTGTCGCCCGGCACGGGTTAGTTGAGTGCTTCGGGTAGTACGAATGAATAAACGAGCACCAAGTTCCTCTTCTAATTCTTTGATAGTGCGTGAAAGTGGAGATTGGTCGATATGTAGTCGTTCAGCGGCGCGAGCGAAATGAAGTTCCTCCGCAACGATGAGAAAGCAGCGAAGATGTCGAAGCTCCATTGTGCTCACTCCACTTTAATTCGTCTAATTTCATTTGCGCGGCTAATTAATCAGCCTTTGCCAGAGTGCTGACAGCCAAACCCCCCCGGTCAGCAAAGTGGCTAACAGCACGGCAGCGCTTCCCATGTCCTTTGCACGCTTTGATAGCTCATGCCATTGAGGGCCAATACGATCAATCGCCGATTCCACAGCAGTATTGAGTAGCTCCACAATCATCAAAATAAGGATACTTCCTGAGAGAAGAGCGACTTCGACCCATCCCTGCCCCAACCAGAAGGCCAATGGGACCAACACAAAGGAAAATACTGACTCAAGTCTAAAGGCCGGCTCATTCCATCCAGCGCGCAATCCCTGAATTGAGTAATGGGACGCATGCCAAATTCTCAATATTCCTCGGCGAGATTTTTGTTTATTTTCGAATGCGGACATGGAATCAGCTGCGATTGTGTGTTTTTTATCTTTCATGAGAACAACTCTTATATATTCTTATCATCACAGCCAAAGAAAAAATCGAAATTCCTATCGTACTCACTTGTTTTAACCTGCATTAGCCCCAAGACAGACGAAAACAATGCGTCGTGATTCGCATAAGAGCGGGCTCGCTCACTCAAACAGCCAATATTCAGCCCTCGACTTTGAGTAAACGTTGAAGAGAACCACATAACCAAAGGAACACGAGTCTGCTCTTGTGGAGCAATCGCATAAGGCATGCCGTGCAGAAAAAGTCCCTTCTCGCCCAGGGATTCGCCGTGATCCGAGACGAATATCATAGCTGTGTCGTAGTCGGAAAGGCCCTGCAATTTTTTAATGACTTGGGTTAGGAAATGATCTGTGTAGAGAATAGCGTTGTCGTAGCTATTCACAATCTGTTCGCGGGTGCATTTCCCCATTTCCGGTGTGTCGCATGTTGGGATGAATTTTCGATACGCTGCTGGGTATCGTTGAAAGTAGCTGGGGCCATGATTTCCAAGCTGGTGCAAAAAAATCACACGATCACCGGGATTTTTGCGAGCCTGAGCTGGTAAGTCTTCAAGCAAAATCTCATCGAAACACCGACCATCAACGCATAAAGAGGAACTTTGTGCATTCCCTAGGCTTTGATATTCGAGACCATCGCACACCCCTTTGCAACCTGACTGGTTATCTCTCCATAAGGTGGTAATACCGGCGCGCTCCAGAACATGCAGTAAGGATTGGTGTGAGCGAATCTTGTCTTCATCGTAGTTTCGGCGACCAAAGGACGAGAACATGCAAGGCACAGAAACCTCGGTATTAGTTCCACAGGAGTGCATGTCGGAGAAATTGATCACACCCATCTGAGTCAATTGAGGCGTTGTTTCGCGTGCATAGCCGTTCAATCCCCAGTTTTGGGCGCGAGCCGTCTCGCCTACGACAAAGACTAATAAACGTGGCCGACTGCCTTCGGGCCTGACTGTTGCAACGGCATCAGCTCCAATGGGTATTTTTTCGGCGGACTGCGTGATAGAGGAACCTGTCAGTGCCTTCGGCAAACCCACCAGATAGTTTCCCGGTGTAATCAAGTATCGCACTTCGCGATGATTTCTCATCAGTGCGGACATGTCCTGAAATGACAGCATGACACCGCCCGAAATCATCAGTGTCGAAAACAGCATCAATCCCATACGCCACACGGTTGCTTTCAGCCAAGTACGCCCGAGCAATCGGATTCGCCAAAGAAAAATAATCGGAACTACTGCCAGTAGGCTTAGTGGAGCAATCAATGCAGGCGTCAGTAGCTCGCGACTTTCCTTGAAGTCTGTGGCTAGAACATTGCGCAACATGCTCGAATCGAGGTAGATATGAAAGCTGCGCATGTAATGTGTTGCGAGGGCAGAGGCAACAAAAAGCACCGCAAGTAAAACCTTGGCATTCCAGCGCCACACAACCAAACTCAACAGCAGACTGTGAATTCCCACCAGAAACAGCAGTACGGATGTACCCATGCGTAAGCTGGACTGGACGCCTAAGGCGCTACTCCAAAATAGACCATTGCAGGCTAGTGCAAAGAAAATACTGGTCATCAAGATCAGCCACTCGACGCTGCATTGTGGTCGCCAATGGCTTAGGTCCTTGAGGTTTGCAGTTCTGAATCGCGGCATCAGACCGAGAGCCTGTTTGAAAGTTCTCATGCTTGGAACCCCGATGAATAGACATCGCCTGAGCCATCAACAAACCAGCGTTGCCAGACCATGAAAAGACCCAAGGCAACGACCCAACAAATCAGGAGCGTCCACAAGTCATGGGAAAGGAAGTGGGCTCCGCGCACCTGCTGGGTCCATCCAAAGATGGCACCTATCATCAAACTTGCAGCCAAGGCCATCCAACGCCAGGCAGGACGAACCATCAAGGTAAAGAAATATAGGCTGACCCATGCATATCCGGCACTTGCATGCCCTGCGGGAAAGCACACACCGCGCGGCATACCGGGCGGGCGTGTTTCAAACAGGCCCACAAACACTCGCGCTCCGCCATAGCGCACCAAGTTCCAGGGGCAATCCATGTTAGTGAACGATTTCAGCGCCGAAACCGTCAGTGCCCCGATCAAGTACGCACAAAAAAGATACAGTAGCGGCCAGCGTAGGTATGCCGAGCATTTGTTGCTACGTTTTTTTCTCCAAGCCCAGATGCACGTTGCTGCAACCGCAATTGCCAGGAAGGTGGAAAGATTCTTCCCACCACGATGCAGCAGGTTGCTGGTTAGCCAGGCATCCCGCAAAGCCCATCGGCTGCCCTGCAAGCGATAGAGATGATCGGCGACCCAGAAGTCCCCACCGCCATCCATCAATAGACTGCTGATGATCAGCGCCGCACCCGCTGGTAGCGCTAAATGAGTGATTAAGAATCGAGGTGCGAATGGTGCGTTGGATAGTGGGGCGTTGCCCAGTAGTCGGGATTCATTGAGGGGCATCGGCATGTGCCTCCTTCGAATGCCACAGCGCATGCGCATCGATACGCACCAGTGCTGACGCTTGCAGCGCATCGATGCGAGCCTGTGCCTCACCGAGGCGTGTCTGGCGCAGGTTTCGCAACGTCAAGAGGTATTCGGCCAAGGGGGCCTCTCCCAGTTCCCAAGCTCGCCGCGTGCGGTTGCTGGCCGTGGTCTGCGCGGCCAGCGCCTGCGCGAATGACTGCCACTGCGTGCGCTTACTTTCAGCTGCCTGCGCGGCTACCCACGCACTTTGCTCCACCGCGCGCCGCACGCCGAGCGCCTCTGCCTCTGCGGCAGCTGCGTTGGCGCTTTCCGTGGCAGCCATTGCACTGCGATAGTCAGTGCCAAATGGCACCGTCAGGACAACGCCAATGACACGTTCCGTCCCACCGCGTTCAGACATCATCCGTACCCCGACTGTGGGGTCGGGCGTGCGGTTGGCGCGAGCTCGCTCGGCCACCTTGGCAAGGCGCGCTGCCTCTCCATCGGCAATGCCGATTTCGACGCTTTGTCGCACAATTCGCGCCAGCCACTCCTGTACCCCGCCCGGCAAAGGATCGGGATCTGGCAGCGTGGATGGCCGCGCGGGAATCTCAATGCCCGGGAACTCGATCACCATCGTTTGTCGTGCTGCCCGTTCTGCGTCGCGCGCAGCGCTAACCTGGGCTGCAAGCATCGCGCGTTCGGCTTGCAGAACGTCGCTGTCCCGCTGCGCTGCATCGCCCAGGGCCACGCGGCGGGCCATTGCTTCCTGCTCACGTCTAAGCAACTTTTCCTGAGCTTGCATCTCGTCGGCTACGACGAAACTGCGCAGCCATCCGGCCCAGACTTCCAACAGTCGCCTTGCCATTTGGTGCTCGGCATCTTCAAGGCGCATATCGGCCACCCTACGGGTGCGGCTGCCGATGTCCCGATCTATACGCGCCTTGTTTGGCAAGCGAACAGCACGGCTGAGCTGGATTTCCCATTCGTTGTAGCGACGCGCTTCGTTGGTCACGTTGCGACGTTGTAGGCCACTACTGAGTTCAAATTCGTGGCTACCGGCTTCAAGGGCGCTTTGCGTGGCGGCCGCCGCGTCCAAGCGAGCGGCTGCGGCATTCACGACCGGCTGGATTTTTATCGCCGCTTCGACTTGCGCCTGCGCAGGCAGCCACGAAAGATCATCGGCGCGCGCTTGCGCGGGATGAAATGTCAAAGCCGCGATAGCCACCATGACGGCACCAGTCGGTAGTACCAGGCTGCATCCTTTGTTTTTACTCGTCATACCAGTCTTCCACTTGCCAACACCGACTCCACCCACCAGCGGACATCGCTAGACGCGATGCGCTGGCGCAGATGCGCCAGGACCTGTTCCAGTTGTTCATATTCGATCAATACCCAAATGACGCGCCGATCCACACGGCCGCGAACCTTCTCGCGAATGGACGCGCGCGCGAAGTCGCCGGTATGCCCTTCGGCGTGCAACAGGGTGAACCCTGGCAGCACCGGGTCGGCCATCAGGGCA includes:
- the trbB gene encoding P-type conjugative transfer ATPase TrbB, with amino-acid sequence MSAVPSSYATSLDRRIQMLRTAMGPLIAAALEDPDVVEVMLNPDRTLWVDRLSSGRAPMDVELSEADGERIIRLVAAHVGAEVHRGQPLLSAELPETGERFEGILPPAAPGPAFALRKRAIGVIPLERYVVDGMMTVSQAGFLVRAVRERQNVLIAGATSSGKTTLANALLAEIAATGDRVLVLEDTVELQCVARDHVPLRTRAGVVSMTELVRSSMRLRPDRVVVGEVRGAEALDLIKVWGTGHPGGIATIHAGSALGALLRLEQLILEVAVNPPRALIAEAVNVVIHIAGRGRKRRIESIARVIGFDGVGYRLADAMETPFPELPPLPDAASAAATSPSLDLSGELP
- a CDS encoding ribbon-helix-helix protein, CopG family yields the protein MSHYRLNLFIQPEHAKRLDELAAKKGVSKSSIVAAALASWLSPDAADQREAAIAKRLDRLSRHAERLERDQNIQIETLALFIRYFLTVSTPVPEAHQDAARAQGKARFEQFVEQLGRHLLRGRSLVRDVVEELHPDPMRMDDAAAVAEAQERAS
- a CDS encoding conjugal transfer protein TraG gives rise to the protein MQGTNVLFGQIAVVFGIVIAGVWSATQWTAAALGYQLRLGSPWFDFLGTPVYHPWRLFEWWFFFDAYAPRVFDIGGAIAGGSGLVAVLVAIGMSIWRSRQSRLVTTYGSARWANADDIRKAGLTQPAGVFLGQHDRQYLRHEGPEHVLTFAPTRSGKGVGLVVPTLLSWPASAVIHDIKGENWQITAGWRSRFSHCLLFNPTDAKSAAYNPLLEVRRGAHEVRDVQNIADILVDPEGALERRNHWEKTSHALLVGAILHVLYAGEDKTLRGVANFLSDPACPFELTLHRMMTTPHLGDGPHSVVASAAREVLNKSDNERSGVLSTAMSFLGLYRDPTVAEVTSRCDWRIADLIAAEHPVSLYLVVPPSDISRTKPLIRLILNQIGRRLTESLDGSDGIERRHKLLLMLDEFPALGRLDFFETALAFMAGYGIRSFLIAQSLNQIDKAYGQNHSILDNCHVRVTFATNDERTAKRISETLGTATELKSQRNYAGHRLAPWLGHLMVSRQETARPLLTPGEVMQLPPDEAVVMVSSVAPIKAKKLRYYADSNFKRRVLPPPVLAAGCYADVPPSRADDWSGLAIPSMPATPATAPVDGLGSADDGGGPRRQLELSETVIYDPELAASATDLGLLDDDDDLPLLLPRQLDPAMQRTARLASLDPNDGIEL
- a CDS encoding EexN family lipoprotein; the encoded protein is MNRVMLLMLTVALTACGSSQPSETVDFLAAHPERIKEIQRQCKEDRAKVGDELCRRAAEAANRRFFGDRPEQKSK
- a CDS encoding LysR family transcriptional regulator, with translation MELRHLRCFLIVAEELHFARAAERLHIDQSPLSRTIKELEEELGARLFIRTTRSTQLTRAGRQLLEHVPRIFTALDQARDGVKSATNGFLGQLRIALSDGVTPTRLSTLLARCREEDPEVEMRLFEVPLGLQIKGLHEDLYDVGFSMAEDGGDGILVTPAWEDELMVAVPARHPVLAFKQVPLKEVLRYPLALGDPAVCEGHARQIDRFLRKLDQEPLIAQRVATFDVMMTLVSAGLALGLAGEAHIASSREPGVVARRLAGKPYMLTTYLLRRDAEPSEMLARFIERVAFIDSADGIDAADDA
- a CDS encoding diacylglycerol kinase, which translates into the protein MKDKKHTIAADSMSAFENKQKSRRGILRIWHASHYSIQGLRAGWNEPAFRLESVFSFVLVPLAFWLGQGWVEVALLSGSILILMIVELLNTAVESAIDRIGPQWHELSKRAKDMGSAAVLLATLLTGGVWLSALWQRLIN
- a CDS encoding phosphoethanolamine transferase — encoded protein: MRTFKQALGLMPRFRTANLKDLSHWRPQCSVEWLILMTSIFFALACNGLFWSSALGVQSSLRMGTSVLLFLVGIHSLLLSLVVWRWNAKVLLAVLFVASALATHYMRSFHIYLDSSMLRNVLATDFKESRELLTPALIAPLSLLAVVPIIFLWRIRLLGRTWLKATVWRMGLMLFSTLMISGGVMLSFQDMSALMRNHREVRYLITPGNYLVGLPKALTGSSITQSAEKIPIGADAVATVRPEGSRPRLLVFVVGETARAQNWGLNGYARETTPQLTQMGVINFSDMHSCGTNTEVSVPCMFSSFGRRNYDEDKIRSHQSLLHVLERAGITTLWRDNQSGCKGVCDGLEYQSLGNAQSSSLCVDGRCFDEILLEDLPAQARKNPGDRVIFLHQLGNHGPSYFQRYPAAYRKFIPTCDTPEMGKCTREQIVNSYDNAILYTDHFLTQVIKKLQGLSDYDTAMIFVSDHGESLGEKGLFLHGMPYAIAPQEQTRVPLVMWFSSTFTQSRGLNIGCLSERARSYANHDALFSSVLGLMQVKTSEYDRNFDFFFGCDDKNI
- a CDS encoding phosphatase PAP2 family protein, with amino-acid sequence MPMPLNESRLLGNAPLSNAPFAPRFLITHLALPAGAALIISSLLMDGGGDFWVADHLYRLQGSRWALRDAWLTSNLLHRGGKNLSTFLAIAVAATCIWAWRKKRSNKCSAYLRWPLLYLFCAYLIGALTVSALKSFTNMDCPWNLVRYGGARVFVGLFETRPPGMPRGVCFPAGHASAGYAWVSLYFFTLMVRPAWRWMALAASLMIGAIFGWTQQVRGAHFLSHDLWTLLICWVVALGLFMVWQRWFVDGSGDVYSSGFQA
- a CDS encoding TolC family protein, coding for MTSKNKGCSLVLPTGAVMVAIAALTFHPAQARADDLSWLPAQAQVEAAIKIQPVVNAAAARLDAAAATQSALEAGSHEFELSSGLQRRNVTNEARRYNEWEIQLSRAVRLPNKARIDRDIGSRTRRVADMRLEDAEHQMARRLLEVWAGWLRSFVVADEMQAQEKLLRREQEAMARRVALGDAAQRDSDVLQAERAMLAAQVSAARDAERAARQTMVIEFPGIEIPARPSTLPDPDPLPGGVQEWLARIVRQSVEIGIADGEAARLAKVAERARANRTPDPTVGVRMMSERGGTERVIGVVLTVPFGTDYRSAMAATESANAAAAEAEALGVRRAVEQSAWVAAQAAESKRTQWQSFAQALAAQTTASNRTRRAWELGEAPLAEYLLTLRNLRQTRLGEAQARIDALQASALVRIDAHALWHSKEAHADAPQ
- a CDS encoding DUF3240 family protein, whose translation is MNGLKEAQLVRLNLVFPPTLEDAVTDALMADPVLPGFTLLHAEGHTGDFARASIREKVRGRVDRRVIWVLIEYEQLEQVLAHLRQRIASSDVRWWVESVLASGRLV